A DNA window from Pseudoalteromonas spongiae UST010723-006 contains the following coding sequences:
- a CDS encoding bifunctional transcriptional activator/DNA repair enzyme AdaA produces the protein MKITQPEKINEYYQALVDKNSQYLGCFYACVTSTQIFCIATCSARKPKKENVEFCSEVKDALDAGFRPCKVCKPTQNAHSMPEPVATALKLLAQKGQEKLSDYHLKEAGIQPELVRRWFKKHYGMTFQAYQRMVRINTAYQEIQNGKQLIDSALDSGFNSLSGFAYTFKKATGLNPSKSKEKQVILIARHTTPIGPMFICATNNGVCLVEFVDRRMLETEFNDLQKRLNAVILQGENEHIKQCRAELSEYFAGKRKEFSIPLDLAGTEFQQGVWQGLQTIPFGETRSYSEQATALNNAKAVRAVATANGMNRVAIIVPCHRVIGKDGSLTGYGGGLERKAWLLRHEAADFKE, from the coding sequence ATGAAAATCACGCAACCTGAAAAAATTAACGAGTATTACCAAGCATTGGTAGATAAAAACAGTCAATATCTTGGTTGTTTTTATGCCTGTGTAACCAGCACGCAGATTTTTTGTATCGCGACTTGCAGTGCGCGCAAACCAAAAAAAGAAAATGTCGAGTTTTGCTCTGAGGTCAAAGATGCCCTTGATGCGGGCTTTCGTCCATGCAAAGTGTGTAAGCCAACACAAAATGCCCATTCCATGCCAGAGCCAGTGGCGACAGCACTAAAATTACTAGCGCAAAAAGGCCAAGAAAAGCTTTCAGACTATCATTTAAAAGAGGCGGGCATTCAACCTGAACTGGTAAGGCGTTGGTTTAAAAAACACTATGGCATGACGTTTCAAGCTTATCAGCGCATGGTGCGTATAAATACCGCTTATCAAGAAATTCAAAATGGCAAGCAACTGATTGATTCGGCGCTTGATTCAGGTTTTAACTCACTGAGCGGATTTGCTTACACTTTTAAAAAAGCCACAGGCCTTAACCCAAGTAAAAGTAAAGAGAAGCAAGTTATCTTAATTGCGCGCCACACTACACCCATTGGCCCTATGTTTATATGCGCAACCAATAACGGCGTCTGCTTGGTTGAGTTTGTTGATAGACGCATGTTAGAAACGGAATTTAACGATTTACAGAAACGCTTAAATGCGGTGATTTTACAAGGCGAGAATGAGCATATTAAACAGTGTAGGGCAGAGCTGAGTGAATATTTTGCGGGCAAGCGCAAAGAGTTTAGCATTCCCCTAGATTTAGCAGGTACTGAATTTCAGCAAGGCGTATGGCAAGGGTTACAAACTATTCCATTTGGCGAAACACGCAGTTATTCAGAGCAAGCAACTGCACTCAATAATGCTAAAGCGGTGCGCGCTGTCGCCACTGCAAATGGTATGAATCGGGTTGCGATTATTGTGCCGTGTCATCGGGTGATTGGTAAAGATGGGTCACTGACTGGCTACGGCGGTGGCTTAGAGCGAAAAGCGTGGCTATTACGTCACGAAGCGGCTGATTTTAAAGAATAA